The genomic stretch GAATCATATGAGGAGTTCAGGGTTCCTTATAGTAGAGAGGCTTACATATTTTCTATTATTCCATATACTTATCTTCTGCCTTCCGCAAACTTTTATCATCGATCTCTTCATCGCGCATCCCTACTAACCCACCACTTTGCCTCATGTCCATCACATCTCACTGTCCCCTCTGCTGCTACCCTACCACCGTGTAAAGGCGCAAACCTCTTTACGACTTCATCGATGATATCCGCAATATCTTGATTGTCCATGGCGAAACTAAAGTCGTGCGTTGTGTTGGGTATGGCAGCTATGCTGAACCCGCATGGTGAACCGACCATGCGTTGGCGGTAACCCTCTGGTTTTCCTGTTAGAAGGGTGAATGTCAGTGTGATTTCAGGTGAAGGGATAATTGGATAGTGATAAGCGAACGTGTCGGCAAATATAGTAAGAGGGGTGGCTACCTGCAAGTGGTACAGCCCAATCTCCGGCGTCCATAAACACACTCCAACACGCCTCTTGACATTCCTTCACAGTGGGCGGATTTGAAGCTGACGTTGTGGTATCTACGTAGGAGAGTACTTCGCAGTGCCCGATGGTCTGTTTGTTGCCCGCGCAATAGTTAATCGAGGGGCTTAGTCCTTGTGGCAGAGCGGTGATGGCTGTAAAGAACAGCGACATTATCAAAGTGGTTCCGCGCATCTTGGTAGATTATTGATCTGAAGCTGATGTAAGATTACCGTTTAGTTTGACTGCGAAGTAGGTATCGTGGAGCGACCGCCAACTCGATTACAAGCTCATGGCTTTATACACTCATCACCACGTCCTAGCAAATTCATATATTCAAACCATCACAACTCCACACAGCGATCATGTTCTTTCACACAAATTCCATTGGGTGTAGACTTGGCTGATGAAATGTGATGTGATGTGACGTCCAATGTGATGGTGTATAGTGCAGATACGAACTCAGAGTGATCAACTCGGGTCCATACGGAGTCGTATGCGACCAATCACTCCCTTCACCGTCGGTCCAAAGGAAGATGCTTGGATCGGGATCGCCCGTCATGTTCATTGCGGCGTAGGTTGTTTGTACGACGTAAGCAGCAATGCAATGAATGCGCAAGGAGAGGGGGCCTGTTCGGCGCTTAGCAAGCGAGTGCATCCCTGCTGGCCAAAGGATGAGGTGGGGGCCGCGACCAATAAATTCGGTGGATGCGACTTACACCGCTTCTATCAATTTCTCTAGGGTTATTGGGGTGTTGGTAATGTCGCTTCCTGTGGTGTTGAGCTTCCTGTGCTTATTATTTGAATCCGCTGCTTCCTTGTCGGTAAAGCACACCCATGTTCCCCTTGATCACAGGGACAGTGGAGCATGTCGTCCGCGTCGAAAAAGGGCCATGCTGTCTTTTGGATGTGTTTGCTTCCCATGGGGCACCGCCTACTGTCCATAGAATACCCATGAGACCTACCTGTTCGTCAGCATCAAACAAAAGCGATGTGCTGCTGCCTGAAATACGACATGTCTTTTTCTATATCAATATTATGCAGGTCATCATCAGCCTGTCCCAAATTCCTTATGTTGGCACATCACTTTGAGAATGACATCACAAGAAGGGGCATGTGTCTTTCTAGAAAAGTAAAATGTCTATTTGGTAAAATTCCTTCTCACAATACGCAAGATAGGTTATCAGTTGAAAAGTAAACACGGCTCTAGTCAAATTGTTAATCCTGACCACTCCGGAAACCACTACTCAAGCCCCTACGAAGACTTTTGCGCATTCGGATCGTCCGTGAGAACAACGTAGAAACCCATGGGGCACTGTCCGTTACCGTTACTCTGCTTGAAAGACAATATCGTGTCCTTGGAGCACAACGCTCCACTAACCGTAACCTGTCCAATGTGAGGTGGGATTCCACAAGGCGAGGAGTTAATGATGTAGCTATGTCCCGGCAAAAGCGTTGGCGGTGGGTTCGGTGGGCTAGGTCCAGGGGCAGGCTGGTTGTTGTAAGTCGTCTGACCTGGTACCGCACCAGCGTTGATGGCGTATCCTGTGAAGGTAAAGTGTCCGCTACCAAAGTAGACGTAGAGACCCTTGTCGTCAGGGAAGTCGAAGACGAGATTACAGATCTTGCCTTGGGTGGCATCCGAGTCGAGTTGCAGGTTGAAGATTGTGCAGATGTCGTTTGGGGTGACGATGGCCCACTCTACTGATGGGAAGGGTGTGTTTGGGCTTGTGGCGGCAATGGGGACTAGGGCTGATGTTGAAATGGCGCCATTGGGCAGTCTACCGTCGGGCTGTGCAGAGTTGGTAGGGCATTTGGGCtggggtggtggtggtggtggtggcggtTTGCCATTTGCTTTGCCATTGGCCTTTCCAGGGTTTGAGAGTCCTGGTGGGCCTGGTGGAGGCGGTGCGGCAAGGGCTGTAGCCAAAAGCATAGAAAGAATAGCAAATGTCTTCATAGTGAGGTACGTAATATTGGTTCGACAGCTGTCATGTATCGGCGGAGGAGGCAAGTGGAGTACTTGCTGACGTAGACTTGTGGATACAAAACAAGAACCAAAGTGAAGATACCTTCTTTGACAGACAGCCTTGCCATTTTATACTTTTTCTTCCCTTTGAGCGTTCATTTCAGCTGCCCTTTCCCAGGCTGATTTGCATGTTACCAACACCCGATTAACGTTTCCGCACCAGAGCTGAATGCGCCTGATATTTCCGCAATTATACATTACTACTGAGTTGTAAGCACGCTAGAGGGTTGTGGCGCGCCACGTCCGGTGCAAGGAGGTTTAGGTGCGCCTCCACATCCTAGTATCTGCGGAAGAAACAAAGGCAGCTCGGTAGGCTTGCAGGTAGTGGTCGCTAGCTGAAGGTTAAGCTGGCAGATCGTCCTGGCCTCATAACGGCTGGGCGTTTGTCCGATAAAGTCAAGTAGCCAGGCGAACTATTGGCAGATGGTGTGTTTCAGATAGCCAAGGCAATTGTTCTACGTTTTACCTGTTCGCAGAAGTGCTGGCCATCTCTTCCCAAGGCGATCAGGTGTATCTAATGTGTGACTCAGTATGCCGGTAGTCTCAAAAGCCACTGGGTATTTGTGATGAGATGAGAGCGATGCCACTATGATGATCTGCAAATGTAGACGCGTCTTATATTGAATGCTGACGCCAAAAACAGCAGATCACAGCCTACGCGAAAAAGTAAACACCTTGGAAGCCGAGAATTTTCATCTAGAATTTTTAGTCTCCGCCGGGTAACTGCCGCTCTTCCACAGGATGCCATACGTATGAAAAGTGGCGTTTGCGGGGCGCACCTAGGCGTGGTCAAGCTTGAAACGAGCTTGTCTTTTGAGTTCAGCTGGTAGCCCAGATACAGTCCTTGAGTCATTTAAGAGTTTGTGAAAAATTCACATGTGTCGGTTGCAAATGTCGTGCCGTGGTATGTCGTACAAAGAAGACGAGAGGTGGCCGACCTGCAGGGTAGCTGCTGTGCGGCGTTTAACTACCAATTCAAGAGCCGACATTGGATCGCATGCAGTGCTGCAATGAAGATGCTGTACTCGGGTCGCATAATATGTCATGCAAGACGTCCACCTTACATTCGTTCATGGATCGAAACATTGAATATTCACCCTATGCGCTTCATCTCCCTTGCATAGCAACGCACATCAACGTGTAGGCTACGGAATGAACCCGTCGCATGTTAACCATGTGTCACTGAAACAGTGCGAAAATTACACATGTCAGTTGAAGGACTTTGTGTGAGGCAGATGCGGGAATAGGGAAAGGTGGGATGGCGCACTGGTTACACAAAGCACAGGTGCGAGGCAAGGGAGAATAGAGGCCAGAGGCTAATGGAACGTCATGTTAGTCGTCACAGAAGGAGAATCGAATGTCAGGATAGGTAAGAAGGAGATAGTTGTTCAAGAACATCTACCTCTACGAAGCGAATAACTCAAGAGAATCATGCACAGGGGGACGAAGATTTGTTTTCAAGATCGATTGCAACGACAGCATCCCCTACTAATTACAATTACCCTTTCCAGCGCCAAGGATATCAAACTGGAAGCGAAGGCAAATCCTCTATGCTAGATGCTCGTGTAAAGTCATAGCCTAGCCGTAGATAGGCTCAATTGAAAGATATGACATTTACAAGAAGAAAGCAGCGAAAGCACCGATACCGGCAGCGAAGCCAGCGGCGTTgagagaagaagcagcacCGGGGAACTCAGGAGGAGCGGAAGGCTTGACGTAGCCACCAGTCTTGGTAGCGACACCGGTGCCGGCAGGAGGAACGCCAGTGCCAGCGGGGGGAACGCCAGTGCCGGCAGGGACAGAGGGGTAGGGAGCACCACCGCCGGGGATAGAGGGGTAAGGAGCAGGGCCAGGAGGAGTGGGCTTGTTGCCACCGGGAACCTGGGGGGTAGCGGTGGGGTAAGGGACGGTAACGGTGATGGTAGTGGAGCTGATGCAAGAGGTGGTGGCCTCAGGAACCTGGGGAGTCTTGGTAGTCTCCGGGTGGGCAGGAACCTCGGGGGTCTTGGTGGAGGCAGGGTAGCCAGGAACCTCGGGGGTCTTGGTAGAGGCAGGGTAGCCAGGAACCTGGGGGGTCTTGGTGGAGGCAGGGTAGGAGGGGACCTCGGGGGTCTTGGTGGAGGCAGGGTAGGAGGGGACCTCGGGGGTCTTGGTGGAGGCAGGGTGGGCGGGAACCTCAGGAGTGGGCTTGCCAGAGGACATGGATACAACAGGGACCATGGGGGTGGGGGTACCCTTCTCCTCAGTGCAGGTGGTAGTGGCGGCCGGGACCTCGGGGGTGTGGGCCGGGTACTCAGGAGCAGGGGGAGTACCGGCTGGGTAGTTGGGTGCGGCCGGGCTCGAAGAAGAGGCAGCTGGAGGGGCAGCTGGGTAGCCGCCGTATTGGGGAACGGCGGCAGCAAGGCTGGCGAAAGCAGCGACGGCGATGGAGTAACGCATTTTGATGGTAGGGTATTATAAACGGTGAGGTGGAGTTGATAGGTGGGTAGAGGAGATGGTAGAGGTGTCGCGTGTGTATTAAGGATAGTATTAGTTGGTAACAACGAATGGACGACTCGAAGGTCAAAGGACTTGTAGCTCGAAAGGTTGGCTGTGAAGTGAGGGAAAAGTAGGTTGTGAGCACACTGTCATCTTATGTATCTCAGGGAGATTACCAGCACGGTAGCGCGGACCGGAAACAAGTGGCCACTGAAAGGGGGAGACAGGACAGGCGACAGGGGCACCAACATCTAGGCTCCGTAAGTGGTCTGGCGTACGTCAGGGCTACTGCAGGCACCAGGCCATCCTGCCGCGTTGCTAGCCACTCCGAGGACGTGCGTACCTGATGCTAGCACTCATTCGGCAGGTTGGCTGTAGATGGTTGCGGTGGCTTCTCGTGTTGCAGAAATGAGCGGCCGATGGAGCCTCTTGTGTTGTTGCACGAGGCCTGACCTGGCCGACGGCCGTCTATGTACCTACCACTACCCTACAGTCTTCCAGCGCCAGGCACTTCACTTCAATCGCGCGGCCAAGGGGAGGGGGACCACATCTCCACATCCATCACATTGTTGAATGGCACGTTCACTGCAACCGGCCTTTGCGTCGTGCGCAAGCAAGTGGCCATCTCGGCAGACTGCCTCTTCAGGAGACCCGACGTCCGCCTCCGTCCCTATCTCCCTCCCTATCGCTGCCCGTTGAACAGCGGTTCTCCACCATGGCATGGATCATCCATAAATGCGCTTGCGAACTGGAGATCATTATCCCGAAATAGCGTGTGCATGCTGTCGTCGTCGCAGATTCTGCAGGGCGCGTCAGCAACTTACTTTTGTTTGCAAACATGGCCATGACTACTGTACAGCCCTACTTTTCACCCCCCAAACCCACATGGCATCTTGCATGCTACGTCAGCCATGCGCCTTTGCATTGTCGCCGTTGTCCTACCGAGCGCTTCTGCGTGTGCGTGTGCGAAGCGCTGCCGCCCTGGGGCATAATGCCATTTGCAGAGACCACTTTGCCAAGAGGGGAGATGAAGCCCGCTTACCTACACGGCCTAGCGTCTTCTGTCCCCCGACCTTCATCTCGGCTTCGTTTCTGGCACCGTCTCAGTCTGGATGCTGACGCCTCCCCGAGTCCATTGAGTTGACCTTCATCTCCACTTTCTCACCCCGACTTTTCCTTGCATGTTCGTCATGAATCGATGCTTCCTCTTCGTATCTGTCATCTCGGCACCCACTGCTGGGCCTTGACCGCCTCGCGCCTGGCAAACACGTGCCGCCACATGCATTCACCCAGCAGTCAGCCAGCAATATTCCGGTTGGCGTCGGCGACACGGTCCATAATACCCTGCCAATCGTCTGCGATCTCGCCTCACGATAAATGGCGATCATATCGATGCTCGCCTTAATGGTTACCTTCTCCGGCTGGTGACATCGCGCCGGTAACGGAAGCGACGCATCGCCGTCACATAATTCCATAAAGAGGCAAAATCATGGCGCTTGTGTCTTGTGATTGGCTCAATCAAGTTCCTTCTGTCCTGGCCCGTGATCAACAGGGGGACCCACGGACACCTCATCATCTCCCTCGCATGCAGCGACGCAGTCCACGCACCATGTGCTGTTGGACCTGCAATCTACTCAGTAGACTCTGAAGCCTTTCTAAACTATCTTGCCGTTGCGGACATGCACCACCGGCTGGTCGCAACTCCTATTCAATTCACTCAAGGTCTATGCCTAGCACACTGCGGCCTAGATTCTCGCCTCTTCGGTTGGCCAACCAGACAACTGAACGTAGACAGGAAACCTTCGTCCTCGCTTTCCACGCAGAACTCCGTGTCCCAGTCACAAAAAATCTTCCCAAGCGTCAAGAACGTACACACTGATGTCCAGCTACATGCCGCAGACATCACATTAGATAGACTAGATAACCGGAATCATGAAGGCAGTTTCAATCCTCACACGCACAAAACAGTCATACCGGTCATATCTCAAATCCTTGTGCAATCCAGTACCGACAACTTTTCGATACTCCACACGCAACATACACCGCACTTACTAGACCTTCATCAACGCATTGTTTAAACTCACAGCAAGTCTAACTAGACCTTTCTTTATCCGCCCCGTCCCGACTCGATCATACGAGCTGCAGCCCCGGCTTTCCCAACCCACGAGACAATTACCATCTTACACCAGCCTACGCCATGTAAGCCTGCACCAACCCAGTAGTCCGGTACTGCGGCCATGTTTCGGGATCAGCTGAGAAGTCCAATTGCTTGCCTCCTCAACACAAGAGGCTTCCCAGGCCATTGGGCTGAAGCGCAGGATATGCCACGCTGATTTTCGTTCGAAACTTTTCTGCCAGAATCCAGAGAGAAACCATTCCGATTTCGCATGCCGGAACAACCGTTGAGGACAACATCATTACTACATTGGTAGCCAGGTCATGCACTTTTCCAAGGTCGGCTGCAATAGCACCGTGACGCCTGTACTGATGGTACTTTCAAGGCCTGCGGAACCACGTTCTAGGCGATACCCaatgtgtgtgtgtgtgaaGGTGAGGAACACAAAGACGTCTGAAACTGTGCAGGGAGACCGTGGACCTTGTGGTGGTGACATAGATAGAACAAAGTGGGATAAGGCGCCATAGAGGAGCTGTATATCAGACGGGAACGAGTGTTTCTCTTCACTGGATTTCAGAAAAGCACTCGATGTGTTGTTCTACCGCAGTCACCGAGGGAACACGTATACCTCAACATACAGCTCAAGCTTCACCACCAACGAAAAAAACACATGGGAGACAGTAGTTGGTCAGTGATAAAAGTGTACTTTATCCTATACTCACACAGGCCTAGGCATACATACAAACATCCATCGATACAAGTTTCAATGCCTGAGCCAACAACGCCTTGCTAAGAGAGAAGAAACATGTTCAAAGTCCGTTGGGAACCACACCTATGCAATTCATACCATCCCTTCAATAGCACATCAGTGTCCATGCTATGCCATGCCATGCTTACAACGCCTTCTTCAAAGTACAACGACACTACGCCTGGAAACGCCCATGACCGAAGAGACACGCGCGCCTATGAGTGATATGGCGCTCAATCGAATGTGGGGGGTCAACATGCGCCAGGCTATTTTTTCATCTCACAACTTCCGCCACCTTATGCCTTCATTTTGCCCAGGAACCCGTCAAGATCGAATTCCTCATCGTACTGCTTTTCGTCCCATAGCTCACCCAATTCATCCAAGAAGCCCTTCTTGCCCTTCTCCCTCAATGCACCCGTCGCATCAACAGCGTCGTTTTCGTCGATGCCCGTGCGATCGTCTTTGGCGTTGCTCGGTGGAGCGGGGAGCGCGGCGGGGTCATTCGAGTCGGCGGATACGTTGAAGAGATCGAGAATCTGGTCCGTCTGCATAGACTGTAGACCTGC from Pyrenophora tritici-repentis strain M4 chromosome 1, whole genome shotgun sequence encodes the following:
- a CDS encoding But2 multi-domain protein, whose product is MARLSVKEGIFTLVLVLYPQVYPDGRLPNGAISTSALVPIAATSPNTPFPSVEWAIVTPNDICTIFNLQLDSDATQGKICNLVFDFPDDKGLYVYFGSGHFTFTGYAINAGAVPGQTTYNNQPAPGPSPPNPPPTLLPGHSYIINSSPCGIPPHIGQVTVSGALCSKDTILSFKQSNGNGQCPMGFYVVLTDDPNAQKSS
- a CDS encoding PBP1, Protein interacting with poly(A)-binding protein, with protein sequence MRYSIAVAAFASLAAAVPQYGGYPAAPPAASSSSPAAPNYPAGTPPAPEYPAHTPEVPAATTTCTEEKGTPTPMVPVVSMSSGKPTPEVPAHPASTKTPEVPSYPASTKTPEVPSYPASTKTPQVPGYPASTKTPEVPGYPASTKTPEVPAHPETTKTPQVPEATTSCISSTTITVTVPYPTATPQVPGGNKPTPPGPAPYPSIPGGGAPYPSVPAGTGVPPAGTGVPPAGTGVATKTGGYVKPSAPPEFPGAASSLNAAGFAAGIGAFAAFFL